From the Theobroma cacao cultivar B97-61/B2 chromosome 2, Criollo_cocoa_genome_V2, whole genome shotgun sequence genome, one window contains:
- the LOC18607025 gene encoding uncharacterized protein LOC18607025, with amino-acid sequence MEMVVKPAWLEGLMAETFFGVCGVHESRRKNEKNVFCLLCCLSICPHCLPSHRSHPLLQVRRYVYHDVVRLGDLEKLIECSYIQPYTINGAKVIFLNQRPQSRSCKGSANICFTCDRILQEPFHFCSLSCKVNHLVDQGEDLSTILNKIDESDFAFSQFEGLRVDGPELTDDDQITPNSILEDPLQYKGSSCSNETVANSEISVRDTQVVRKKKKGSGFLGGIVLSLSNKRKGAPQRAPLS; translated from the exons ATGGAAATGGTGGTGAAACCTGCATGGCTAGAGGGATTGATGGCAGAGACATTCTTTGGGGTTTGTGGGGTCCACGAGAGTCGCAGGAAGAACGAGAAGAACGTCTTTTGCTTGCTGTGTTGCCTTAGCATCTGCCCCCACTGCCTCCCTTCTCATCGCTCTCACCCTCTCCTTCAG GTGAGAAGATATGTCTACCACGATGTGGTTCGGTTGGGAGATCTTGAAAAGCTTATTGAATGTTCCTATATTCAG CCCTACACCATAAATGGTGCCAAAGTGATATTCTTGAATCAGAGGCCCCAATCAAGGTCATGTAAGGGCTCTGCCAACATTTGCTTCACTTGTGACAGGATTCTCCAGGAGCCATTCCACTTCTGTTCTCTCTCATGCAAG GTGAATCACTTGGTGGATCAAGGGGAGGATCTGTCAACCATTCTAAACAAGATTGATGAATCAGATTTTGCATTCTCACAATTTGAGGGGTTAAGAGTGGACGGCCCCGAGCTCACTGACGACGATCAAATCACTCCAAACTCCATCCTAGAGGACCCTTTGCAGTACAAAGGATCATCGTGTTCCAACGAGACCGTAGCCAATTCAGAAATCTCAGTACGAGATACCCAGGTtgtgaggaagaagaaaaagggcaGTGGTTTCCTTGGAGGCATTGTTCTCTCCCTCAGCAACAAGAGGAAGGGTGCTCCCCAAAGGGCTCCTCTGTcttaa